From Microbacterium sp. LWH11-1.2, one genomic window encodes:
- a CDS encoding histidine kinase: MSSLRFPRPATVLADLLAVAVVILLAFLPYPDAVFQARGLLLVPALLPAALIPFRRRLPIMVLAVSLGCSTLVALFGLLSPGVMIAIAVAAFAVTDRVARPVGLLLVGAASILVFCTNAMTLDGEVFDSRALQFLLFIVLAGAVGDATRSRREYAAAMRERAERAERGREEEARRRVAEERVRIARDLHDIVAHQIAVISLNAGVASSAIDARPERAREALTAIRAAARTVLTDIGGLMSVLRDGDTDAPGDRHPPVGLDGVDDLLTQVEAAGLCVDLRRDAEVAALAGSSDHVAYLVIREGLTNAHKHGEGDRAALAIRGGDGVVDIVVTNAVGEESPDATPSGHGLRGLRERVAAVRGRVSVLRDQDEFRLHVAIPTAGDRA, encoded by the coding sequence GTGTCGTCCCTCCGCTTCCCCCGTCCGGCGACAGTGCTGGCCGACCTCCTCGCGGTTGCCGTCGTCATCCTGCTCGCTTTTCTTCCCTACCCCGATGCGGTCTTCCAGGCCCGCGGGCTGCTGCTCGTCCCGGCCCTGCTGCCTGCCGCGCTGATCCCGTTCCGCCGTCGGCTGCCGATCATGGTCCTCGCCGTCAGTCTGGGATGCAGCACGCTCGTGGCTCTGTTCGGCCTGCTCTCGCCAGGGGTCATGATCGCCATCGCCGTGGCGGCGTTCGCCGTCACGGACCGTGTGGCACGGCCTGTCGGGCTGCTGCTCGTCGGCGCGGCCTCGATCCTGGTCTTCTGCACGAACGCCATGACGCTCGACGGCGAGGTCTTCGATTCGCGCGCCCTGCAGTTCCTGCTCTTCATCGTCCTCGCCGGTGCTGTCGGAGACGCGACCCGATCCAGGCGTGAGTACGCCGCGGCGATGAGAGAGCGCGCCGAGCGCGCCGAACGCGGCCGAGAAGAGGAGGCGCGGCGACGCGTGGCGGAGGAGCGCGTGCGCATCGCACGCGATCTCCACGACATCGTCGCCCACCAGATCGCGGTCATCAGCCTGAACGCGGGCGTCGCCTCATCGGCGATCGACGCGCGGCCGGAACGGGCACGAGAAGCACTCACGGCGATCCGCGCGGCCGCCCGAACCGTGCTCACCGATATCGGTGGGCTGATGTCGGTGCTGCGCGACGGCGACACGGACGCACCGGGGGACCGACACCCGCCCGTGGGACTGGACGGTGTGGACGATCTTCTGACGCAGGTCGAGGCGGCGGGGTTGTGCGTCGATCTGCGCCGGGATGCGGAGGTCGCTGCGCTCGCGGGATCGAGCGATCATGTGGCCTACCTGGTGATCCGGGAGGGGCTCACGAATGCCCACAAGCACGGGGAGGGCGATCGGGCGGCCCTCGCGATCCGCGGCGGTGACGGCGTGGTCGACATCGTCGTGACCAACGCCGTCGGCGAGGAGAGCCCGGATGCCACGCCGAGCGGCCACGGACTGCGGGGGTTGCGGGAGCGCGTGGCCGCCGTGCGAGGGCGTGTCAGCGTCCTGCGGGACCAGGACGAGTTCCGGCTGCACGTCGCGATCCCGACAGCGGGAGATCGAGCATGA
- a CDS encoding response regulator transcription factor — protein sequence MTRVLVVDDQPLIRQAVRDILADGGLQVVGEAANGRSAVVAARETLPDVVLMDIRMPELDGIAATAEICTDQGSGTRVLILTTFEEDQYVVAALRAGASGFIGKGAEPQEIVDAVRTIHRGEALLSPAATRALIARTVLPRRPAADVWDSPALRQLTVREREVLLRVAGGATNQQIAEQLVISPHTAKTHVNRIMSKLGAPDRAQLVILAYETGLVVPTEDDAARRP from the coding sequence ATGACGCGCGTCCTCGTCGTCGACGATCAACCGCTGATCCGCCAGGCGGTCCGCGACATCCTCGCCGACGGAGGGCTTCAGGTGGTCGGAGAGGCGGCGAACGGGCGCTCAGCGGTCGTCGCCGCGAGGGAGACCCTGCCCGACGTCGTCCTGATGGACATCCGGATGCCGGAACTCGACGGCATCGCGGCCACCGCGGAGATCTGCACGGACCAGGGGAGCGGCACACGGGTGCTCATCCTCACGACGTTCGAAGAGGACCAGTACGTCGTGGCGGCGTTGCGGGCCGGGGCCAGCGGGTTCATCGGAAAGGGTGCCGAACCGCAGGAGATCGTCGACGCGGTTCGCACGATCCATCGGGGTGAGGCGCTGTTATCGCCCGCGGCGACGCGCGCGCTGATCGCCCGCACCGTGCTGCCGCGGCGGCCCGCGGCAGACGTCTGGGATTCGCCCGCGTTGCGACAGCTCACCGTCCGCGAACGCGAGGTGCTGCTCCGGGTCGCCGGCGGCGCGACCAATCAGCAGATCGCCGAGCAGTTGGTCATCTCCCCGCACACCGCGAAGACCCACGTGAACCGGATCATGTCGAAGCTCGGTGCACCCGATCGCGCGCAGCTGGTGATCCTCGCTTACGAGACCGGGCTCGTCGTACCGACCGAGGACGATGCCGCTCGTCGTCCCTGA
- a CDS encoding YnfA family protein, whose translation MTVFRIVVLFVLAALAEIGGAWLIWQAVKEDRGWIFAVLGVMALGAYGFIAALQPDANFGRVLASYGGIFIAGSLAWGIIVDGFRPTVWDWVGSSVALVGAAIVILAPTASNSASDAVV comes from the coding sequence ATGACCGTCTTCCGCATCGTCGTTCTTTTCGTCCTCGCGGCCCTCGCCGAGATCGGCGGCGCCTGGCTGATCTGGCAGGCGGTGAAGGAGGATCGCGGCTGGATCTTCGCGGTCCTCGGCGTGATGGCGCTCGGCGCCTACGGATTCATCGCGGCCCTGCAGCCGGACGCGAACTTCGGTCGAGTGCTCGCCTCGTACGGCGGGATCTTCATCGCGGGTTCGCTTGCCTGGGGGATCATCGTCGACGGCTTCCGGCCGACCGTGTGGGACTGGGTCGGCTCATCGGTCGCCCTCGTCGGTGCGGCGATCGTCATCCTCGCCCCGACCGCCTCGAACAGCGCATCCGATGCCGTCGTCTGA
- the thrS gene encoding threonine--tRNA ligase, giving the protein MRVNGDLKDLATTVTDADEVEPVTIDSADGLNILRHSAAHVLAQAVQRINPQANLGIGPPITDGFYYDFGVETPFTPEDIKAITKEMQRIVREGQRFVRRVVTDDEARAELADEPFKLELIGLKGGKEAAEGASVEVGEGELTIYDNTTRDGEVVWKDLCRGPHLPNTRMIGNGWDLTRIAAAYWRGSEKNPQLQRIYGTAWPTKDELRAYQHRLEEAAKRDHRRLGKELDLFSFPEEIGSGLSVWHPRGGMIRGEMEQHARKRHIEGGYTYVYTPHISKEDLFLTSNHLVTYKEGMFPPIVMDEERDDEGNITKQGQDYYLKPMNCPMHILIYKERARSYRDLPLRLAENGTVYRNELSGALHGLTRVRGFTQDDSHLFVTPDQLEDEVAKVLDFILSMLRDFGLTDFELELSMKDDEKSKWIGSDEFWESSTDALRRVAVASGLKLTEVPGEAAFYGPKIDLKTRDAIGRTWQLSTVQVDPNLPERFDLEFMDKDGQKKRPIMIHRALFGSIERFFAILLEHYAGDFPVWLSPVQVVGIPVAEEYADYLGEVITTLRNSGVRAELDTSDDRMQKKIRNHTTGKVPLLLIAGEQDRAAGTVSFRYRDGTQENGVPIADAVDRIRAAIDSHALVQTAGDLA; this is encoded by the coding sequence ATGCGCGTCAACGGCGACCTCAAGGATCTCGCCACGACCGTGACGGATGCCGACGAGGTCGAGCCGGTCACGATCGACAGCGCCGACGGGCTGAACATCCTCCGCCACTCGGCCGCGCACGTGCTCGCGCAGGCCGTGCAGCGGATCAACCCGCAGGCGAACCTCGGCATCGGCCCGCCCATCACCGACGGCTTCTACTACGACTTCGGTGTGGAGACCCCGTTCACACCCGAGGACATCAAGGCCATCACGAAGGAGATGCAGCGCATCGTCCGCGAGGGACAGCGTTTCGTCCGCCGCGTCGTGACGGACGACGAGGCTCGCGCCGAGTTGGCCGATGAGCCGTTCAAGCTCGAGCTGATCGGACTCAAGGGCGGGAAGGAAGCCGCCGAGGGCGCCTCCGTCGAGGTCGGCGAGGGCGAGCTCACGATCTACGACAACACCACGCGCGACGGCGAGGTCGTCTGGAAGGACCTCTGCCGCGGACCGCACCTGCCGAACACCCGCATGATCGGCAACGGCTGGGACCTCACCCGCATCGCCGCCGCCTACTGGCGCGGCAGCGAGAAGAACCCGCAGCTGCAGCGCATCTACGGCACGGCGTGGCCCACCAAGGACGAGCTGCGCGCGTACCAGCATCGCCTCGAGGAGGCGGCCAAGCGCGACCACCGCCGCCTCGGCAAGGAACTCGATCTGTTCTCGTTCCCGGAGGAGATCGGCTCCGGCCTCTCGGTCTGGCACCCCCGCGGCGGCATGATCCGCGGCGAGATGGAGCAGCACGCCCGCAAGCGCCACATCGAGGGCGGCTACACCTACGTGTACACGCCGCACATCTCGAAGGAAGACCTCTTCCTCACCTCGAACCACCTCGTCACGTACAAGGAGGGCATGTTCCCGCCGATCGTGATGGACGAGGAGCGCGACGACGAGGGCAACATCACCAAGCAGGGCCAGGACTACTACCTGAAGCCCATGAACTGCCCGATGCACATCCTCATCTACAAGGAGCGCGCACGCAGCTACCGCGACCTGCCCCTGCGGTTGGCCGAGAACGGCACGGTCTACCGCAACGAGCTCTCCGGCGCGCTGCACGGCCTGACCCGCGTGCGCGGCTTCACCCAGGACGACTCCCACCTGTTCGTCACCCCCGATCAGCTCGAGGACGAGGTCGCGAAGGTCCTCGACTTCATCCTGTCGATGCTGCGCGATTTCGGTCTGACCGACTTCGAGCTGGAGCTGTCGATGAAGGACGACGAGAAGTCCAAGTGGATCGGCTCGGACGAGTTCTGGGAGTCGTCGACCGACGCGCTGCGCCGTGTCGCGGTGGCATCCGGTCTCAAGCTCACCGAGGTCCCCGGCGAGGCGGCCTTCTACGGCCCCAAGATCGACCTCAAGACGCGAGACGCGATCGGCCGCACCTGGCAGCTCTCGACCGTCCAGGTCGACCCGAACCTGCCCGAGCGCTTCGACCTGGAGTTCATGGATAAGGACGGCCAGAAGAAGCGTCCGATCATGATCCACCGAGCGCTGTTCGGCTCGATCGAGCGGTTCTTCGCGATCCTGCTCGAGCACTACGCCGGAGACTTCCCGGTGTGGCTGTCGCCCGTGCAGGTCGTGGGCATCCCGGTCGCCGAAGAGTACGCCGACTACCTCGGCGAGGTCATCACCACGCTCCGGAACTCGGGTGTGCGCGCCGAGCTCGACACCTCGGACGACCGGATGCAGAAGAAGATCCGCAACCACACCACCGGCAAGGTGCCCCTGTTGCTGATCGCGGGGGAGCAGGACCGCGCCGCCGGCACCGTCTCGTTCCGCTACCGCGACGGCACGCAGGAGAACGGCGTCCCGATCGCGGATGCCGTCGACCGCATCCGCGCGGCGATCGACTCGCACGCACTCGTGCAGACAGCAGGGGACCTGGCGTGA
- a CDS encoding HIT domain-containing protein → MAELEDAGHLVGVPDEFQRLWTPHRMAYIQAGPEPLRDECPFCEAPKHADADRLIVARGETAYVLLNLFPYNSGHLLVCPYRHIATYDQATPEEVAEIGALTQTAMRVLRDVSRCDGFNLGMNQGAVAGAGADGHLHQHVVPRWTSDANFFPIIAKTKALPQLLGEVREAVADAWPR, encoded by the coding sequence GTGGCTGAGCTGGAGGATGCCGGGCACCTCGTCGGCGTGCCGGACGAGTTCCAGCGGCTGTGGACCCCGCACCGGATGGCGTACATCCAGGCGGGGCCGGAGCCGCTGCGCGACGAGTGCCCGTTCTGCGAGGCGCCGAAGCATGCGGATGCCGATCGATTGATCGTCGCGCGCGGGGAGACGGCCTACGTGCTGCTGAACCTGTTCCCGTACAACTCCGGTCACCTGCTGGTGTGTCCGTATCGCCACATAGCGACGTACGACCAGGCCACGCCCGAAGAGGTCGCCGAGATCGGTGCGCTCACGCAGACCGCGATGCGCGTGCTGCGGGACGTGTCGCGCTGCGACGGGTTCAACCTCGGCATGAATCAGGGCGCCGTGGCGGGCGCCGGCGCCGACGGCCACCTGCACCAGCACGTCGTGCCGCGGTGGACGTCGGACGCCAACTTCTTCCCGATCATCGCCAAGACCAAGGCGCTGCCGCAGCTGCTCGGCGAGGTGCGCGAGGCCGTCGCGGACGCCTGGCCGCGCTGA
- the pdxY gene encoding pyridoxal kinase PdxY, whose amino-acid sequence MKILSIQSAVAYGHVGNSAAVFPLQRIGVEVLPVYTVNFSNHTGYGAWRGPLIAPDDVREVITGIEERGVFGQVDAVLSGYQGGEGIGDVIIDAVARVKAANPNAVYACDPVMGNAKSGCFVAPAIPVLLRERVVPVADIITPNQFELGFLTDTEPDTLESTLASVDLARAMGPRTVLVTSVERPDREEGTIEMLAVDDQGAWIVQTPHLPMKANGSGDVTAALFTAHYVETGSAQVALERTASSVYDLLKATLDSGERELQLVEAQEFYANPRMQFTARQVR is encoded by the coding sequence ATGAAGATCCTCTCCATCCAGTCGGCCGTCGCCTACGGTCACGTCGGAAACTCCGCAGCAGTGTTCCCGCTGCAGCGCATCGGCGTGGAGGTGCTGCCCGTCTACACGGTGAACTTCTCCAACCACACCGGATACGGCGCGTGGCGAGGACCGCTGATCGCGCCCGACGACGTGCGCGAGGTCATCACCGGCATCGAGGAGCGCGGCGTCTTCGGGCAGGTCGATGCGGTGCTCAGCGGCTACCAGGGCGGAGAGGGCATCGGCGACGTGATCATCGACGCCGTCGCGCGCGTGAAGGCCGCCAACCCGAACGCCGTCTACGCGTGCGACCCCGTCATGGGCAACGCGAAGTCCGGGTGCTTCGTCGCGCCGGCGATCCCGGTGCTGCTGCGCGAGCGCGTGGTGCCGGTGGCCGACATCATCACGCCGAACCAGTTCGAGCTCGGGTTCCTCACCGACACCGAGCCGGACACGCTCGAGTCGACTCTCGCCTCGGTCGACCTCGCCCGCGCGATGGGCCCCCGGACGGTGCTCGTCACGAGCGTCGAGCGGCCCGACCGCGAAGAGGGAACGATCGAGATGCTCGCCGTCGACGACCAGGGCGCCTGGATCGTGCAGACGCCGCATCTGCCGATGAAGGCGAACGGCTCCGGCGACGTCACGGCTGCGCTGTTCACCGCGCACTATGTCGAGACAGGCAGCGCGCAGGTCGCGCTCGAGCGCACGGCATCCAGCGTCTACGACCTGCTCAAGGCGACGCTCGACTCCGGAGAGCGCGAGCTGCAGCTCGTCGAGGCCCAGGAGTTCTATGCGAACCCTCGGATGCAGTTCACCGCGCGCCAGGTGCGCTGA
- a CDS encoding aminotransferase class I/II-fold pyridoxal phosphate-dependent enzyme, with product MSDEITGTTAADIADSVRGLRDRGILRPGSPLPPVRELAARLGVNRNTAVAAYRQLAQAGLVISRGRAGTVVTGHESVPQEGYAADTVLRDVGTGNPDPRLIPDPSPALMNIASRPVLYGEPVIDRDLDDWARKWVAADLDAAFRVTITSGAVDAVERLLAQALMRDDAVALEDPCFLASIHTVRLGGYRAVAVPVDEQGMTVDGLRAALDAGVRAVICTPRAQNPTGASLSAARAAELRTVLADHPYVLIIEDDHFSMLSQRPYESLIGPEHRRFALVRSVSKFLGPDMCLAIAATDAETAERLAMRLSPGTTWVSHLLQRLALTQLTDEAVTAEVAAAAAHYAERNAAFSARLREQGIEAPASDGLSLWVELPQPARIVAERLMRRGWLARTGDEFALDDRAEPSHHLRLTVHDLDDQDAATLVADLVAAVR from the coding sequence ATGAGCGACGAGATCACAGGAACCACGGCGGCCGACATCGCCGACAGCGTGCGCGGACTCCGCGACCGTGGCATCCTGCGTCCCGGCAGCCCGCTGCCTCCCGTGCGCGAGCTCGCCGCACGACTCGGCGTCAACAGGAACACCGCGGTCGCCGCCTACCGGCAGCTGGCCCAGGCGGGCCTGGTGATCTCGCGCGGTCGTGCAGGAACCGTCGTCACCGGCCATGAATCCGTCCCGCAGGAGGGCTACGCCGCCGACACCGTGCTGCGCGACGTCGGCACCGGCAATCCGGATCCGCGGCTGATCCCCGATCCCTCCCCCGCACTGATGAACATCGCCAGCCGCCCCGTGCTCTACGGCGAGCCCGTCATCGACCGCGATCTCGACGACTGGGCGCGGAAGTGGGTGGCAGCCGATCTCGACGCCGCATTCCGCGTGACGATCACGAGCGGCGCCGTCGATGCGGTCGAGCGACTTCTGGCGCAGGCGCTGATGCGCGACGACGCCGTCGCCCTCGAGGATCCGTGCTTCCTCGCCAGCATCCATACCGTGCGGCTCGGCGGCTACCGTGCCGTCGCTGTGCCGGTGGACGAGCAGGGCATGACGGTCGACGGGCTGCGCGCGGCGCTGGACGCGGGTGTCCGTGCCGTCATCTGCACACCGCGCGCGCAGAATCCGACCGGCGCGAGTCTCTCCGCCGCGCGCGCAGCCGAGCTCCGGACCGTGCTGGCCGATCACCCCTACGTGCTGATCATCGAGGACGATCACTTCTCGATGCTCTCGCAGCGGCCTTACGAGTCGCTCATCGGTCCGGAGCACCGCCGGTTCGCCCTCGTGCGCTCGGTGTCGAAGTTCCTGGGGCCCGACATGTGCCTCGCGATCGCCGCGACCGACGCCGAGACCGCCGAGCGGCTGGCGATGCGTCTGAGCCCCGGCACCACCTGGGTCAGCCATCTGCTGCAGCGCCTCGCGCTGACGCAGCTCACGGACGAGGCGGTGACCGCCGAGGTCGCCGCCGCAGCCGCCCACTACGCGGAGCGGAACGCCGCGTTCTCCGCGCGTCTGCGGGAACAGGGCATCGAGGCGCCGGCATCCGATGGGCTGAGCCTCTGGGTCGAGTTGCCGCAGCCCGCGAGGATCGTCGCCGAGCGCCTGATGCGGCGCGGCTGGCTCGCCCGCACCGGCGACGAGTTCGCCCTCGATGATCGCGCCGAGCCCTCCCACCACCTGCGCCTCACCGTGCACGACCTCGACGACCAGGATGCCGCGACGCTCGTGGCCGACCTCGTCGCCGCCGTGCGTTGA
- the pdxS gene encoding pyridoxal 5'-phosphate synthase lyase subunit PdxS, translating into MTDQTTTGSSRVKRGLAEMLKGGVIMDVVTADQAKIAEDAGAVAVMALERVPADIRAQGGVSRMSDPDMIDSIIDAVSIPVMAKARIGHFVEAQVLQELGVDYIDESEVLSPADYVNHIDKFGFTVPFVCGATNLGEALRRINEGAAMIRSKGEAGTGDVSEAMKHIRKIRGEIAALTALPKDELFVAAKELQAPYDLVAEIAETGKLPVVLFVAGGVATPADAAMMMQLGADGVFVGSGIFKSGNPAERAKAIVKATTFFDDAKVIAEVSRGLGEAMVGINVTDLPAPHRLAERGW; encoded by the coding sequence ATGACCGACCAGACCACCACCGGATCCTCGCGCGTCAAGCGCGGCCTCGCAGAGATGCTCAAGGGCGGCGTCATCATGGACGTCGTCACCGCGGACCAGGCGAAGATCGCCGAGGATGCCGGCGCCGTCGCCGTCATGGCGCTCGAGCGCGTTCCGGCCGACATCCGTGCGCAGGGCGGCGTCTCGCGGATGAGCGATCCCGACATGATCGACAGCATCATCGACGCCGTCTCCATCCCGGTGATGGCGAAGGCGCGCATCGGGCACTTCGTCGAGGCGCAGGTCCTGCAGGAGCTCGGTGTCGACTACATCGACGAGTCGGAGGTGCTCTCGCCGGCCGACTACGTAAACCACATCGACAAGTTCGGCTTCACGGTCCCCTTCGTCTGCGGCGCCACCAACCTCGGTGAGGCTCTCCGCCGCATCAACGAGGGTGCCGCGATGATCCGCTCGAAGGGCGAGGCCGGAACCGGCGACGTCTCCGAGGCGATGAAGCACATCCGCAAGATCCGAGGCGAGATCGCCGCTCTGACGGCCCTCCCGAAGGACGAGCTGTTCGTGGCGGCGAAGGAGCTGCAGGCGCCGTACGACCTCGTCGCCGAGATCGCCGAGACCGGCAAGCTCCCCGTAGTGCTCTTCGTCGCGGGTGGCGTCGCGACGCCGGCGGATGCCGCGATGATGATGCAGCTCGGGGCCGACGGCGTGTTCGTGGGCTCGGGCATCTTCAAGTCCGGAAACCCTGCCGAGCGCGCGAAGGCGATCGTGAAGGCCACCACGTTCTTCGACGACGCGAAGGTCATCGCGGAGGTCTCGCGCGGCCTCGGCGAGGCGATGGTGGGCATCAACGTGACCGATCTGCCCGCTCCGCACCGCCTCGCCGAGCGTGGCTGGTAG
- the pdxT gene encoding pyridoxal 5'-phosphate synthase glutaminase subunit PdxT, with translation MAGSPRVGVLALQGDVREHAALLAELGADVTLVRRPEELAAVDGLVIPGGESSVIDKLSRIFGMQEPIRAAIAAGMPMLGTCAGLIMLADTVVDAIDGQESFGGIDAVVRRNAFGRQVESFEAELAVAELGPDPVKAAFIRGPVVESVGPGAEILAALPDGRVVAVEQGGLLGLSFHPEITGETRFHRRFLDRVRAVTAAAA, from the coding sequence GTGGCTGGTAGTCCCAGGGTCGGCGTCCTCGCGCTGCAGGGCGACGTGCGCGAGCACGCCGCCCTGCTCGCGGAGCTGGGCGCCGACGTCACGCTCGTCCGCCGCCCCGAGGAGCTGGCGGCCGTCGACGGCCTCGTGATCCCGGGTGGCGAATCCAGCGTGATCGACAAGCTGTCCCGGATCTTCGGGATGCAGGAGCCGATCCGAGCCGCGATCGCCGCGGGGATGCCGATGCTCGGCACCTGCGCCGGACTCATCATGCTCGCCGACACGGTCGTCGACGCGATCGACGGGCAGGAGTCGTTCGGCGGCATCGACGCCGTGGTGCGGCGCAACGCCTTCGGCAGGCAGGTCGAGTCCTTCGAGGCCGAACTCGCCGTCGCGGAGCTCGGACCGGATCCGGTGAAGGCCGCCTTCATCCGCGGTCCCGTCGTCGAATCCGTCGGACCCGGCGCGGAGATCCTCGCGGCGCTGCCGGACGGACGCGTCGTCGCCGTCGAGCAGGGCGGCCTGCTCGGGCTGAGCTTCCACCCCGAGATCACGGGGGAGACCCGCTTCCATCGGCGGTTCCTCGACCGGGTACGCGCCGTCACCGCGGCAGCCGCCTAG
- a CDS encoding aminotransferase class V-fold PLP-dependent enzyme, whose product MDQSGLDDRTRALNAAHRRATEFLGTLDDRPVWPRAALDEMLTAFGGPLPAAGTDPAQVIDEMAEHAEPGLVAIPGGRFFGFVIGATHPAALAADWLVSAWDQNSGSSTLTPATVAMERVAGGWMLELFGLPSSASVGFVTGGQLANFTCLATARHAVMARAGWDIAERGVRDAPPLRFVVGADRHGSIDRAARFLGIGRAELTVVDSDDQGRMRPDALERALGDGEGPLIVCLQAGEVHTGAFDDFRALIPLAKQHGAWVHVDGAFGLWAAASEDLRRLTTGMEQADSWATDAHKTLNVPYDCGMAIVRDPADSIAAFRTGGDYLIYSGLDPWDVTPELSRRARGVPAWAALRSLGRSGVAGLIDRLHENAVAMAAGLASIEEIEILNEVDYTQVMFRAGSDAATRALGEAILIDGTAAVTGAEWRGRASLRCSMSSWATTPGDIELTVAAIRRLVAI is encoded by the coding sequence ATGGACCAGAGTGGCCTCGACGACAGAACCCGTGCGCTCAACGCCGCACACCGCCGTGCGACGGAGTTCCTGGGGACGCTCGACGACCGACCGGTCTGGCCGCGGGCGGCCCTCGACGAGATGCTGACTGCCTTCGGCGGACCGTTGCCGGCGGCCGGCACCGACCCGGCACAGGTGATCGACGAGATGGCGGAGCACGCGGAGCCCGGTCTCGTTGCCATCCCCGGCGGCCGTTTCTTCGGCTTCGTGATCGGTGCCACGCATCCGGCCGCCCTGGCCGCGGACTGGCTCGTCTCCGCGTGGGACCAGAACTCCGGCTCGTCCACGCTCACACCCGCGACCGTCGCGATGGAACGTGTGGCCGGTGGATGGATGCTGGAACTGTTCGGGCTCCCCTCATCCGCGAGTGTCGGCTTCGTGACGGGAGGTCAGCTGGCGAACTTCACCTGCCTCGCCACGGCGCGTCACGCGGTCATGGCGCGCGCGGGATGGGACATCGCAGAGAGGGGCGTGCGAGACGCTCCCCCGCTGCGTTTCGTCGTCGGCGCGGATCGGCACGGCTCGATCGACCGCGCCGCGCGCTTCCTCGGCATCGGGCGCGCGGAGCTGACGGTCGTGGACTCCGACGATCAGGGCAGGATGCGGCCGGATGCCCTCGAGCGCGCGCTCGGTGACGGCGAGGGACCGCTGATCGTCTGCCTGCAGGCCGGTGAGGTGCACACGGGGGCGTTCGACGACTTCCGCGCGCTGATCCCCCTCGCGAAGCAGCACGGAGCCTGGGTGCACGTCGACGGCGCATTCGGGCTCTGGGCCGCGGCATCCGAAGACCTGCGTCGGCTCACCACCGGGATGGAGCAGGCGGATTCGTGGGCGACCGATGCGCACAAGACGCTGAACGTGCCCTACGACTGCGGAATGGCGATCGTGCGCGACCCTGCCGACTCGATCGCGGCCTTCCGGACCGGCGGCGACTACCTCATCTACTCCGGCCTCGATCCCTGGGATGTCACGCCCGAGCTCTCGCGTCGCGCCCGCGGTGTGCCGGCCTGGGCGGCACTGCGGAGTCTCGGACGCTCCGGGGTCGCGGGCCTCATCGACCGCCTGCATGAGAACGCGGTCGCGATGGCGGCGGGTCTCGCCTCGATCGAGGAGATCGAGATCCTCAACGAGGTCGACTACACGCAGGTCATGTTCCGGGCCGGATCGGATGCCGCGACCCGGGCGCTGGGCGAGGCGATCCTGATCGACGGGACGGCAGCCGTCACGGGCGCGGAGTGGCGCGGGAGGGCGTCGCTGCGCTGCTCGATGTCGTCGTGGGCGACGACCCCCGGCGACATCGAGCTCACGGTCGCGGCGATCCGCAGACTGGTCGCGATCTAG
- a CDS encoding PHB depolymerase family esterase, protein MRRSRHITPVLRSSEVRDDEPTPADTLRYLVHLPDDYDADSDRRWPLVLFLHGSGERGSDLDLAALHGPAKLADAGRDFPFILVTPQCPESSQWVAELSTLAGLLDEVVAAHRVDTARIAVTGLSMGGYGTWSLAVRYPDRFAAIAPICGGLWLQSAAPIRNMPVWAFHGDADDVVPISATEQIVGELRSLGADVRFTSYAGVGHDSWTETYEDPRFYEWLLSHRRVD, encoded by the coding sequence ATGCGCAGATCCCGACACATCACCCCGGTCCTCCGCTCATCCGAGGTGCGCGACGACGAACCGACACCAGCCGACACCTTGCGATATCTGGTCCATCTGCCGGACGACTACGACGCCGACTCGGACAGGCGCTGGCCGCTCGTGCTGTTCCTGCATGGCTCGGGCGAACGGGGTTCCGACCTCGACCTCGCCGCGCTGCACGGCCCGGCGAAGCTGGCGGATGCCGGCCGAGACTTCCCCTTCATCCTCGTCACCCCCCAGTGCCCCGAGTCGAGTCAGTGGGTCGCAGAGCTCTCGACGCTGGCCGGGCTGCTCGACGAAGTCGTCGCGGCGCACCGCGTGGACACGGCGCGCATCGCGGTCACCGGACTCAGCATGGGCGGTTACGGAACCTGGAGCCTGGCGGTGCGCTACCCCGATCGGTTCGCCGCCATCGCCCCCATCTGCGGCGGGCTGTGGCTGCAGAGTGCTGCGCCGATCCGGAACATGCCGGTCTGGGCGTTCCACGGCGACGCCGACGATGTCGTGCCGATCTCCGCCACGGAGCAGATCGTGGGCGAACTCCGGTCACTCGGCGCCGACGTGCGGTTCACGAGCTACGCGGGCGTCGGCCACGATTCCTGGACGGAGACGTACGAGGATCCCCGGTTCTACGAGTGGCTGCTCTCCCACCGACGCGTCGACTGA